The proteins below are encoded in one region of Aquisphaera giovannonii:
- the pdhA gene encoding pyruvate dehydrogenase (acetyl-transferring) E1 component subunit alpha — translation MAQTQTEAKPIVNRTQAQVWLRQMLLIRRFEERAEMLYQKGNKIGGFFHQYSGQEPVAVGSIGVLREDDYVITAYRDHGHALARGMSARAGMAELLGKVTGCSRGKGGSMHFFDAEKGFLGGHAIVGSHIALAAGVAFAMKYRGEDRVCICYFGDGAINQGSVHEAMNMAALWKLPVIYVVENNMYAMGTSLERSSAVVDLRLRGATAYGIPGFTINGNDIELMAKTTREAAARARAGEGPTFIEAQTYRYKGHSISDPGKYRHRDELDNAVKNDPIVVYENILKQRGWIDDAAIEKMRQDVKAEVEEAIEFAEQSEQPPLSDLYEDITVAPFIPQE, via the coding sequence ATGGCGCAGACGCAGACGGAAGCGAAACCGATCGTCAACCGCACGCAGGCCCAGGTCTGGCTCCGGCAGATGCTGCTGATCCGCCGGTTCGAGGAACGGGCGGAGATGCTCTATCAGAAGGGCAACAAGATCGGCGGGTTCTTCCACCAGTATAGCGGCCAGGAGCCCGTCGCCGTGGGCTCGATCGGCGTCCTCCGCGAGGACGACTACGTGATCACCGCCTATCGCGACCACGGCCACGCGCTGGCCCGCGGGATGTCGGCCCGGGCGGGGATGGCCGAGCTGCTGGGCAAGGTGACGGGCTGCTCCCGCGGCAAGGGGGGCTCGATGCACTTCTTCGACGCGGAGAAGGGCTTCCTCGGCGGCCACGCGATCGTGGGCAGCCACATCGCGCTGGCGGCCGGCGTGGCCTTCGCCATGAAGTACCGCGGCGAGGATCGCGTCTGCATCTGCTACTTCGGCGACGGGGCCATCAACCAGGGCTCGGTCCACGAGGCCATGAACATGGCCGCGCTCTGGAAGCTCCCGGTCATCTACGTGGTCGAGAACAACATGTACGCGATGGGGACCTCGCTGGAGCGGTCCAGCGCCGTCGTCGACCTGCGGCTCCGCGGGGCGACGGCCTACGGCATCCCCGGGTTCACGATCAACGGCAACGACATCGAGCTGATGGCCAAGACCACCCGCGAGGCCGCCGCCCGCGCCCGCGCCGGGGAGGGCCCGACGTTCATCGAGGCCCAGACCTACCGGTACAAGGGCCACTCGATCAGCGACCCCGGCAAGTACCGGCACCGCGACGAGCTGGACAATGCCGTGAAGAACGACCCGATCGTCGTGTACGAGAACATCCTCAAGCAGCGCGGCTGGATCGACGACGCCGCCATCGAGAAGATGCGCCAGGACGTGAAGGCGGAGGTGGAGGAGGCGATCGAGTTCGCCGAGCAGAGCGAGCAGCCGCCGCTCTCGGACCTCTACGAGGACATCACCGTGGCGCCGTTCATCCCGCAGGAGTGA
- a CDS encoding pyruvate dehydrogenase complex E1 component subunit beta has protein sequence MAVLSFREALNQAMTEEMERDDRVFLMGEEVAQYDGAYKVSQGMLKHFGARRVIDTPISEEGFAGIGIGAAMVGLRPIIEFMTFSFSLVAIDQIVNNAANMRYMSGGQFSVPIVFRGSSGMAGSLAATHSHRLEAWYAQIPGLMVLMPATPADAKGLLKAAIRCDDPVVFIEHEVLYPDRGEVPEGEHLVPIGKAEIKRPGNDVTLITYSRSLKVTMAAAEKLAEEGVDAEVIDLRSIRPLDMDTLINSIVKTHRAVIVEEDWPYCGLGAGISDRITRTIFDELDAPILRVASKDAPIPYNKAMEQSMLPSVQRVVEAVNGVVYREV, from the coding sequence ATGGCCGTTCTTTCGTTCCGGGAAGCCCTCAACCAGGCGATGACCGAGGAGATGGAGCGCGACGACCGCGTCTTCCTCATGGGCGAGGAGGTCGCGCAGTACGACGGCGCGTACAAGGTCAGCCAGGGCATGCTGAAGCACTTCGGGGCCCGCCGGGTGATCGACACGCCGATCTCCGAGGAGGGGTTCGCCGGCATCGGCATCGGCGCCGCGATGGTCGGCCTGCGGCCGATCATCGAGTTCATGACCTTCAGCTTCAGCCTCGTGGCGATCGACCAGATCGTCAACAACGCGGCCAACATGCGGTACATGAGCGGCGGCCAGTTCTCGGTGCCGATCGTCTTCCGCGGCAGCTCCGGCATGGCCGGCAGCCTGGCCGCCACGCACTCCCACCGGCTGGAGGCCTGGTACGCCCAGATCCCCGGCCTGATGGTCCTGATGCCGGCCACGCCCGCCGACGCCAAGGGCCTGCTCAAGGCGGCGATCCGCTGCGACGACCCGGTCGTCTTCATCGAGCACGAGGTCCTCTATCCCGACCGCGGCGAGGTCCCCGAGGGGGAGCACCTGGTCCCCATCGGCAAGGCCGAGATCAAGCGGCCCGGCAACGACGTGACCCTCATCACGTACTCGCGGTCGCTCAAGGTCACGATGGCGGCCGCCGAGAAGCTCGCCGAGGAGGGCGTGGACGCCGAGGTCATCGACCTCCGCTCCATCCGCCCGCTCGACATGGACACGCTGATCAACTCGATCGTCAAGACGCACCGCGCGGTCATCGTCGAGGAGGACTGGCCGTACTGCGGCCTCGGGGCCGGGATCTCCGACCGGATCACCCGGACCATCTTCGACGAGCTCGACGCGCCGATCCTCCGGGTCGCGTCCAAGGACGCCCCGATCCCGTACAACAAGGCGATGGAGCAGTCGATGCTCCCCTCGGTCCAGAGGGTCGTCGAGGCGGTCAACGGGGTCGTCTATCGCGAGGTCTGA
- a CDS encoding dihydrolipoamide acetyltransferase family protein, with product MPIEVTMPKLSPTMETGVIAQWLVKVGDQIKEGDVLADIETDKATMQMKSYEDGTIVRIDRPAGDEVALGDRVMVLAKPGEDPKEVESKLAGGGEKKAAKPAGAGPVHSGNGQPTVEDEAEDGVAEDSESDSAANGEAGRVKASPLARKMAAASRVDLTKVRGSGPSGRIVRRDIDDFLAGKPAAPAAAKAASGGAKAAPAAAAKAPAAPAPVAARAASPADERIPHTRMRKTIAQRMVQSKQSVPEIHVTVDIRVDKLVAIREELNRALAAEKLKLSLGDFVTKAVAMALRKHPGLNATFEEDAIVRKGSVNIGFAVALDAGLIVPVVQNADSLGLADIRRQSEALVAAARGNNLSTDQLTGATFTISNLGMYGVRQFDAIINLPEVAILAVAAAEKRPVVEGDKLVPGTVLTVTLSADHRAVDGAMAADFLRTLKRLLEEPAMMLL from the coding sequence GTGCCGATCGAAGTGACGATGCCGAAGCTCAGCCCGACGATGGAGACCGGCGTCATCGCCCAGTGGCTGGTGAAGGTCGGGGACCAGATCAAGGAGGGGGACGTCCTCGCCGACATCGAGACCGACAAGGCCACGATGCAGATGAAGTCCTACGAGGACGGGACGATCGTCCGCATCGACCGGCCGGCCGGCGACGAGGTGGCGCTGGGCGACCGCGTCATGGTCCTGGCGAAGCCGGGCGAGGATCCGAAGGAGGTCGAGTCCAAGCTGGCCGGCGGCGGCGAGAAGAAGGCCGCGAAGCCGGCCGGCGCCGGGCCGGTCCACTCGGGCAACGGCCAGCCGACGGTCGAGGACGAGGCGGAGGACGGGGTCGCCGAGGACTCGGAGTCCGACTCCGCCGCCAACGGCGAGGCGGGCCGCGTGAAGGCCAGCCCCCTGGCCCGCAAGATGGCCGCCGCGTCGCGGGTGGACCTGACGAAGGTCCGCGGCAGCGGGCCCTCCGGCCGGATCGTCCGCCGGGACATCGATGACTTCCTCGCCGGCAAGCCGGCCGCCCCGGCCGCGGCCAAGGCGGCGTCTGGCGGTGCCAAGGCCGCCCCCGCGGCGGCCGCGAAGGCCCCCGCCGCCCCGGCCCCCGTCGCGGCCCGGGCCGCCTCGCCCGCCGACGAGCGGATCCCGCACACCCGGATGCGCAAGACCATCGCCCAGCGGATGGTGCAGTCCAAGCAGTCCGTCCCGGAGATCCACGTCACGGTCGATATCCGCGTGGACAAGCTCGTCGCCATCCGCGAGGAGCTCAACCGCGCCCTCGCCGCCGAGAAGCTGAAGCTCTCGCTCGGCGACTTCGTCACCAAGGCGGTGGCGATGGCGCTGCGGAAGCATCCGGGGTTGAATGCGACGTTCGAGGAGGACGCCATCGTCCGCAAGGGCTCCGTGAACATCGGCTTCGCCGTCGCCCTCGACGCCGGGCTGATCGTCCCGGTCGTCCAGAATGCCGACTCCCTGGGCCTGGCGGACATCCGCCGCCAGAGCGAGGCCCTCGTCGCCGCCGCCCGCGGGAACAACCTCTCGACGGATCAGCTCACCGGCGCGACGTTCACCATCAGCAACCTGGGCATGTACGGCGTCCGCCAGTTCGACGCGATCATCAACCTCCCCGAGGTCGCGATCCTCGCGGTCGCCGCCGCCGAGAAGCGGCCGGTCGTCGAAGGGGACAAGCTCGTCCCCGGCACCGTCCTCACCGTCACCCTCAGCGCCGATCACCGCGCCGTCGACGGCGCGATGGCGGCCGACTTCCTCCGCACCCTGAAGCGGCTGCTTGAAGAACCCGCTATGATGCTGCTGTAA
- the lpdA gene encoding dihydrolipoyl dehydrogenase, giving the protein MAYDYDILVIGGGPAGYAGAIRAAQLKKRVLCVERDKLGGVCLNWGCIPTKALLSNAHLVELINGHGKRLGFTGQGAWDFGQMIGRSRQVAGQLNKGIEGLFKKYKVASKFGEARVIGPHEVQVGSDKVTAESIVIATGVHPRSLPGAEFDGKTIITSKEAMSLEKQPKSMLIIGAGPIGLEFGYFYNTIGTKVTVVEMLDRIVPGEDEEVSQALRKSLEAKGLKIFTNSKTTKVEKTAGGVKAEVETPAGNQTIEAEVMLVAIGVLGNIDGLFADNVKVEIFKNHIKVDPKNGYVTNIPSIYAVGDVIGPPWLAHVAHHEAVCCIEKICGVSNRTVDYTTIPGCTYTEPGVGSVGMTEKAAREAGHEVRIGKFPFQYSGRALAADETEGFVKLVFDAKYGELLGAHLIGAMATEMISELVVAKKLEATEEEIMHIMHPHPTFSESIMEAAGQGLGESVHI; this is encoded by the coding sequence ATGGCATACGATTATGACATCCTGGTGATCGGCGGCGGGCCCGCCGGTTACGCGGGCGCCATCCGCGCCGCGCAGCTCAAGAAGCGCGTCCTCTGCGTGGAGCGCGACAAGCTCGGCGGCGTCTGCCTGAACTGGGGCTGCATCCCCACCAAGGCGCTGCTCTCCAACGCCCACCTCGTCGAGCTGATCAACGGCCACGGCAAGAGGCTCGGCTTCACGGGGCAGGGGGCCTGGGACTTCGGCCAGATGATCGGCCGCAGCCGCCAGGTGGCCGGGCAGTTGAACAAGGGCATCGAGGGGCTGTTCAAGAAGTACAAGGTCGCCTCGAAGTTCGGCGAAGCCAGGGTGATCGGCCCGCACGAGGTCCAGGTCGGCAGCGACAAGGTGACGGCAGAGTCCATCGTGATCGCCACCGGCGTCCACCCTCGCTCGCTCCCCGGCGCCGAGTTCGACGGCAAGACGATCATCACCTCCAAGGAGGCGATGTCGCTCGAGAAGCAGCCGAAGTCGATGCTGATCATCGGCGCCGGGCCGATCGGCCTGGAGTTCGGCTACTTCTACAACACGATCGGCACCAAGGTGACGGTCGTCGAGATGCTCGACCGGATCGTCCCGGGCGAGGACGAGGAGGTCTCCCAGGCCCTCCGCAAGAGCCTCGAGGCCAAGGGCCTGAAGATCTTCACGAACTCCAAGACCACCAAGGTGGAGAAGACCGCCGGCGGCGTCAAGGCGGAGGTGGAGACCCCCGCGGGCAATCAGACGATCGAGGCGGAGGTCATGCTCGTCGCGATCGGCGTCCTGGGGAACATCGACGGCCTCTTCGCCGACAACGTGAAGGTGGAGATCTTCAAGAACCACATCAAGGTGGATCCGAAGAACGGCTACGTCACGAACATCCCGAGCATCTACGCGGTCGGCGACGTGATCGGGCCGCCGTGGCTGGCCCACGTCGCGCACCACGAGGCCGTCTGCTGCATCGAGAAGATCTGCGGCGTCTCGAACCGGACGGTGGATTACACCACCATCCCCGGCTGCACCTACACCGAGCCGGGCGTCGGCAGCGTGGGCATGACGGAGAAGGCCGCCCGCGAGGCGGGGCACGAGGTCCGCATAGGCAAGTTCCCGTTCCAGTACAGCGGGCGGGCACTGGCCGCCGACGAGACCGAGGGCTTCGTCAAGCTGGTCTTCGACGCCAAGTACGGCGAGCTCCTCGGCGCCCACCTGATCGGCGCGATGGCCACGGAGATGATCAGCGAGCTGGTCGTCGCCAAGAAGCTCGAGGCGACCGAGGAAGAGATCATGCACATCATGCACCCGCACCCCACCTTCTCCGAGTCCATCATGGAAGCGGCGGGGCAGGGCCTGGGCGAGTCGGTGCACATCTAG